One Coregonus clupeaformis isolate EN_2021a chromosome 36, ASM2061545v1, whole genome shotgun sequence genomic window, tcagtgcagcttttgacattatcgatcatagtcaactgattgaaaatgtatgtgttatggctttacacaccctgctatattgtggataaagagttacctgtcaaacagaacacagagggtgttctttaatggaagcctctccaacataatccaggtagaatcaggaattccccagggcagctgtctaggccccttacttttttaaatctttactaatgacatgccactggccttgagtaaagccagtgtgtccatgtatgcggatgactcaacactatacacatcagctactacagcgagtgaaatcactgcagcacttaagagctgcagttagtttcagaatgggtggcaaggaataagttagtcctaaatatttcaaaaactaaaagcattgtatttgggataaataattcactaaaccctaaacctcaactaaatcttgtaataaataataaataatgtggaaattgatcaggttgaggtgactaaacttattggagtaaccctggattgtaaactgtcatggtcaaaacatgttgatacaacagtagctaagatggggagaagtctctccataataaagcgcagtctctgcctttttaacaacactatcaaaaaGGCAGGTCCAACAGGCTTTAGTTTTgtctgttcagtcgtgtggtcaggtgccacaaagagggacctcggaaaattacaattggctcagaacagggcagcacggctggcccttaaatgtacacagagagctaacattaataatatgcatgtaaatctctcatagctcaaagtggaggagagattgacttcatcactacttgtttttgtaagaagtgttgacatgctggaTGCACCATGGTGTCtgttttaaactactagcacacagctcggacacccatgcataccccacaagacatgccaccaaaggtctcttcacaatccccaggtcaagaacagactatgggaggtgcacagtactacatagagacatggctacatggaTCTCTATtacacatcaggtaactgatgcaagcagtagaatcaaaaCAGATAAAAAGGCATTTTGTGGAacggcggggactgtgaagagacacacacacaggcacagacacacattcacatgataagacacgcactctacacacacgtacacatggattttgtattgtagatatgtgatagtagagtagtggcctgagggaacacacttaatgtgttatgaaatgtaatgtcatgtaatattttaaattgtatataactgccttaatgttgctggaccccaggaagaggcagcagctaatggggatccttaataaatacaaacaccttgtagagtccatgccccgacgaattgaggctgttctgaggtcaaaaaggggtttcttaatgttttgttaatgttttgtacactccgtgtataAAGTGCCAATAATCTGACAGAAACGGTACCACGTCAGTAACCCCTATTGAATGTACAGTACTACATCATAAATATAACTGTGTGACGTCATTCATTATTAGATCACTAACTCTGATGTTTTGCAAACCTCTGTATTTACATTTATTTTACCCTCTTTATCTATTTTTGTAGAGGCCAACATGGTGTCCCAGACTGAGTGGACGTTTTATCCCAACTTTGGTCAGCCCAGATCCTTCCATGTTGGCAAACGCTGTTTGCTGGAGGGAGGTCACCATTATAGGACCATACGGTGCTCTTCAGAGAGAACTCTGGAGGCCACCATCGGGAGGAAAAAACAAGGTATGTACAGCAAATATTCAGTAGTAGTGAAGACTCATACGTTTTGCCAAATTATTATTGAAACATGATTATCCGATGAAGGCTATCGCGTTAAAGTTGATAAGTAGTTTATGATTATCTGCGGTTATGTTTAGGCTATCTGATGTTAAATTGGAATGCATGATTTAGGTTAATAGAAGAATACATTCTAGATCGGCTATGCTCGGtgtaatctcttgtggacagactAAGTAAACATAAAATTACACACAATTTTAtttctgggttaaccaagattatGCTCAGTGTTAAATGTATCATAATCTCGGTTAACCTAGATCTAAAATCgtgcataatttggtcagatgctcgattatgtttacgtagtctgtccacgagagaaTAAATTAATCATAATGTAACCGCTTGTTCCTCCATTCCAGTCAAGTTTACCTGCCATTCTGCACCTGGTTCTAGACCCTATCTAACACCTGAGTACAGTCCTGACTTTCACAAGTTTGGATCAACATTACCAACAACACATTTTGGGTGAGGTTTTTGTTTTCCCTCAGCTGTGTTGATATTAAATTGGATTGAAATACGATatatacagtaggctacagtgcAGTAGatgcagtgcattcagaaagtattcagaccacttgactttttccacattttgttttgttacaggcttattctaaaatggattaaattaaaatgttcctcatcatcaatctacacgcaataccccataatgacaaagtgaaaacaggttttaagaaattgTTGTAGAAaacaaaaaacgtatttacataagtattcagaccctttgctatgagactcaaaatttagctcaggtgcatcctgtttccattgatcatccttgatgtttctacaacttgattggagtctacatGTGATACATTCCATTGATtgtacattatttggaaaggcacacacctgtcccaaaggtgacagtgcatgtcagagcaaaaaccaagccatgaggtcgaaggaattgtccgtagagctccgagacaggattgtgtcgaggcacagatctggggaagggtaccgaaaaatgtctgcatcattgaaggtccccaagaacacagtggcctccatcattgttaaatggaagaagtttggaaccaccaagactcttcctagagctggccacccggccaaactgagcaatcgggggagaagggccttggtcagggaggtgaccaaaaacccgatggtcactctgacagagctccagagttcctctgtggagatgggagaaccttccagaaggacaaccatctctgcagcactccaccaatcaggcctttatggtagagtggccaaacgaagccactcctcagtaaaaggcacatgagagcccgcttggagtttgccaaaagacacctgaaggactctccgaccatgagaaaaaaagattctctggtctgatgaaaccaagattgaactctttggactgaatgccaagtgtcaattctggaggaaacctggcaccatccctacggtgaagcatggtggtggcagcatcatgctgtggggatgtttttcagtggcagggactgggagactagtcaggatcgagggaaagatgaacagagcaaagtacagagagatccttgatgaaaacctgctcaggacctcagactggggtgaaggttcaccttccaacaggataatgaccctaagcacacagccaagacaacgcaggagtggctttgggacaagtctctgaatgtccttgagtggcccagccagcgcctggacttgaacccgatcgaacatctctgaagagacttgaaaatagctgtgcagcaacgctcctcatccaacctgacagagcttgataggatctgcagagaagaatgggagaaactccccaaatacaggtgtgccaagcttgtagcgtcatacccaagaagacttgaggctgtaatcgctgccaaaggtgcttcaacaaagtactgagtacagggtctgaatacttatgtaaatgtcatatttccatttttctttttttatacatttgataaaatttctaaaaaacgtttttttctttgtcattatggggtattgtgtgtagattgatgagaaaataaaacaatttaatacattttagaataaggctgtaacgtaacaaaatgtggaaaaagtcaaggggtctgaatactttccgaatgcactatacacAGTAGCTCTGTCTTCTTTTCAGACATGAAGTACTACAGATGGCTAACAGATGGTGCTATTGGTCTTTAAATTGCCCAGTTTCAAAGAACAACCAGCAAGTGTACAACAATTTAGCACATAGTGGGCATtccaataatctctcctttctcctgaagtgtacagTCGTTCACTACTTCCAACCAATATAAAAGCAGTAGGTTGGTGGAGTCATGGGGCAGTGGCTGTTTCCACCATATTTCAGTGATATCCTTTCAAATCATTGAAGTGAAGcggacaagtgcacactttgggaggaaggagtGATAATTGAGACAACCACAGTTTCACATTTGTGAAAAGATGCGTATCAGCATGCTCAGTGATGTGTGATAGTGGTTTCATACTCACAGTAAAATTGTCCTCCTCTGTAGGTCACTGACCTTCAGTGCAGACACATTTGTTCCTCTTCAGCCACCTCCAAAAAAGACATGGTGAGACATAAAACCAATTAAGATCACTTTTAAACTACTGCACTTCTGGAGACCTGGGGAAGTAGAATTGTATTTAACAAGTTATATTATTTATGCAAATGTACATGATTGATGCAAGGTTTAGATGAAGAGGCATTCCAGATGTATAGTATGTTTTGCCATTTATTTGTGGCTGGTGTGTGTGATGTCTTTCCACAGTATTCCATATGTAGCGAGGAAGAGGATGGAGGACAGGGAGGCAGACATCCTGGAAGTGAAGAAGCTGAGTAAATGGAGGCCTGCACCAGTCATATTCAAAACTGTGCTGGACAACTGACATGTCAAAATGTTTTTTGGATGAATGAGGAGAAATGGATTACAATTCCAAACTGTATATTATGATCATTTTGAAGTTTGGGGGGATCGAAGATGTAATAAAGTCTGACTAATTGTCATGAAATCGTTTTGAGCTTTTGACATCATCACTATGCACATTTTAACAATTGGGTAATGCAATTTGCTGAGGGGAAATAAACAACAATACAATTTCAAGCAGGGAAAAACAGTTCCCAGGTGGCATGACTTTGCTGAGTTGCAAAAGCCATTAGGTCAGCAACAGTTAATAACCTGACCTCTGTTTTGCCTTATAGTCTGGCAGAGGTGCATCACATAGACTTCCTTAATTCCCAGGGGAAGATAAGTGGTGGGCTCAATCCCTCATTCAGCAAAACAACACTGCTGATCCCGTTCAGGATAGACCGGGACAACTAGGGCAGCCATTTATATCTGCTTAGTCACTTCAGGATGCCTCAAGGTTAGGAAGGGGAGGGGGGTGTACAAGTTTTTAATAATGGTCCCTTGTGTCTATGCATTCATGACATGTTGGATCAAGGAAACTCAGAATTTTACGACTTGGAAACTCATTGTAGAAAGATGATAGGCGGTAGGCCTACCCGAGCTTCCCAATTGGAAagtatcagaatcaaccaataggaagctccACACAAATAACTTGCGTTAATTTTAATTCTGAGGTTTGGAGTTTCCGACTTGTGATGAATGCAGCAAATGTGTTAAGGTACGTTTTCATTTGTGGAGGCTTTCCAGACAGACTAGCGATAGGCAGAGCGGGGTTCGTATAGCTCAGTGGGTTTGCCTGGGCAAAATATGGAAGCTATAGaaaagcatttattaatgtctacattagtttttgccacatttattctattacagacaccttaatgcatacttttaaatgatGCTATGTGAGttaaacatacaaataaaataaaaaatggaaaaatattttacattctttacagtataatttttttgagattactaatgttactgtcccacaaaaaaaataataataatatatatatatatatatacatgtaattttgtccatttaattgaaatactgtagaattccattcattcctatggagggctgctcctactggggagtgccaatacgGCCGACCGGTgccttcaaagcctctcaatggccaataaatagcatcagcaatccagggtttatatacatcatttgTACCCACTTGTACTAcgtatgtgaagctagccacaataaggattagccacaataggGGAATTTGCGTTTCGCCTACAAAATCAAAGTCCCTCATTGAAAGTGAAGCAAACGGATACAAATAGTGAAATCATGCCATATTTGCACTAAATAAGGATTAACAAGGTTGGAATATTATTACATAATTTAAGATGAAATACAACAATTTATTAGTGTGACAATaaacagaaagtattcagaccccttgacttttgttacgttacagccttattctaaaatggattaaataaaacattttcctcatcaatctacacacaataccttatAAGGACAAAGCgaagacaggtttttagaaatttttgcaaatgtattacatttacattttagtcatttagcagacgttcttatccagagcgacttacagttagtgcatacattactttttttatttaattttaattttattttttatatcccccatgggaaacgaacccacaaccctggcgttgcaaacgccatgctctacgaactgagctacatcccctgccggccattccctcccctaccctagacgacgctgggcaaattgtgc contains:
- the LOC121552880 gene encoding spermatogenesis-associated serine-rich protein 1, with amino-acid sequence MCSFGALDKLGPHGRHYSHGGEKKYRPHIRHRVPNLTECDLDWSSGLRWLPAPRYSDAPLPHIKLIKFPEETRLLRSFPQANMVSQTEWTFYPNFGQPRSFHVGKRCLLEGGHHYRTIRCSSERTLEATIGRKKQVKFTCHSAPGSRPYLTPEYSPDFHKFGSTLPTTHFGSLTFSADTFVPLQPPPKKTCIPYVARKRMEDREADILEVKKLSKWRPAPVIFKTVLDN